A window of the Listeria swaminathanii genome harbors these coding sequences:
- a CDS encoding GNAT family N-acetyltransferase, translated as MNQNKITAGGLEFLVRFALPHDRPKIMDLMMDTARWLKESGSTQWGDILHGFDVHNIEQRIELGEVALFETAADELAGAMIIRKTPSDWDADLWGDLASDKAYYLHRIMVARKFSGISFSKEMIYFAEKLAEEQSVPFVRLDCIETNDTLNQMYLRYGFAFSGKKNGFNLYQKRAVRL; from the coding sequence GCCGCATGATCGTCCAAAAATCATGGACTTAATGATGGATACTGCTCGCTGGTTAAAAGAATCGGGTTCAACCCAGTGGGGCGATATTTTACATGGTTTCGATGTGCATAATATCGAACAACGCATTGAGCTTGGCGAGGTTGCCCTTTTTGAAACGGCTGCTGATGAACTTGCGGGCGCGATGATTATTCGAAAAACGCCAAGTGATTGGGATGCGGATTTATGGGGTGACTTGGCGAGTGATAAAGCTTATTATTTGCACCGGATTATGGTTGCCCGTAAGTTTAGTGGTATTTCTTTTAGCAAGGAAATGATTTACTTTGCTGAAAAATTGGCGGAAGAACAGTCGGTTCCGTTCGTCCGATTAGATTGTATTGAAACCAATGACACGTTAAATCAAATGTATCTACGTTACGGTTTTGCGTTTTCAGGCAAGAAAAATGGATTTAATTTATATCAAAAAAGAGCTGTCAGATTATGA